Proteins from a single region of Pseudomonas fulva:
- a CDS encoding DUF1330 domain-containing protein — protein sequence MKGYWIAHVDVTDPERYVEYTRRAPAAFAAFGGRFLARGGRSEAQEGRDTPQRSVVIEFESYEQALACYRSEAYQEASSHRAGAARSEVIIVEGMAP from the coding sequence ATGAAGGGTTACTGGATCGCGCACGTGGACGTTACCGACCCCGAGCGCTACGTCGAATACACCCGGCGCGCCCCGGCGGCGTTCGCCGCATTCGGCGGCAGGTTTCTCGCCCGCGGTGGGCGTTCGGAAGCGCAGGAAGGCCGTGACACGCCTCAGCGCAGCGTGGTGATCGAGTTTGAATCGTACGAGCAGGCGCTCGCCTGCTACCGCTCCGAGGCCTATCAGGAGGCGAGCAGCCACCGGGCCGGTGCGGCGCGGTCGGAAGTGATCATTGTCGAGGGGATGGCGCCCTGA
- a CDS encoding PfkB family carbohydrate kinase: protein MAARLLYTGQVVVDLVMSVSALPATGQDVLASSAAFEVGGGFNVMAAAARHGLSTCYLGRHGIGRFGDMARQAMQAEGIDCRLAPSDDGDTGLCVALTDASAERSFITRVGAEGVLQAEDLDSETATADDWVMVSGYSLLHADKAGPLLNWLQQGGVAGALVFDPGPLACNPDIPGAEQLLARLAIWSSNREEALQFTAAENLEQALQRLTARLPQGALVILRDGPQGCWLARDDWRLQVPGFAVTALDTNGAGDAHIGVLLASLAAGLPEPAAAARANAAAAIAVTRHGPATCPTAGELDAFLAEQAVG from the coding sequence ATGGCCGCTAGGTTGCTGTACACCGGCCAGGTGGTCGTCGACCTGGTGATGAGCGTCAGCGCCCTGCCAGCGACGGGCCAGGATGTGCTGGCCAGCAGCGCGGCCTTCGAAGTGGGTGGCGGCTTCAACGTGATGGCCGCCGCCGCACGCCATGGCCTGAGCACCTGCTACCTGGGCCGGCACGGGATCGGCCGCTTCGGCGACATGGCGCGCCAGGCCATGCAGGCCGAGGGCATCGACTGTCGGCTGGCGCCAAGCGATGACGGCGACACCGGCCTGTGCGTGGCGCTGACCGATGCCAGCGCCGAGCGCTCGTTCATCACCCGCGTCGGCGCCGAAGGCGTGTTGCAGGCCGAGGATCTCGACAGCGAAACCGCCACGGCCGATGACTGGGTGATGGTCAGCGGCTACAGCCTGCTGCACGCCGACAAGGCGGGCCCGCTGCTGAATTGGCTGCAGCAGGGCGGCGTTGCAGGTGCCCTGGTGTTCGACCCCGGCCCGCTGGCCTGTAACCCGGATATCCCTGGCGCCGAGCAGTTGCTGGCGCGGCTGGCGATCTGGAGCAGCAACCGTGAAGAAGCCCTGCAATTCACCGCCGCTGAAAACCTGGAGCAGGCGCTGCAACGGCTCACGGCGCGCCTGCCTCAGGGCGCGCTGGTGATCCTGCGCGACGGCCCCCAGGGCTGCTGGCTGGCCCGGGACGACTGGCGCCTGCAGGTACCGGGCTTTGCCGTGACTGCACTGGATACCAATGGCGCCGGTGATGCGCATATCGGCGTATTGCTGGCCAGCCTGGCGGCCGGGCTACCCGAGCCAGCCGCCGCCGCGCGCGCCAACGCCGCAGCGGCCATTGCGGTCACCCGGCATGGCCCGGCGACCTGTCCGACGGCGGGCGAACTCGATGCCTTTCTGGCCGAACAGGCCGTGGGCTGA